The genomic window TATCCGTTTCAATGCCCAATTGAAGCGTTGCTTCATACTCCTTCTCCCCGTCCATCAACCGGGAAATAACCCTGGTTGCCGCTCTCCCTGCACAGACGATCAACAAACCGGAGGCCAAGGGATCAAGTGTGCCTGCATGCCCAACCTTCTTGATCTTCAAAGCCCGACGAACAGCCCTGACAATCTCAAAAGATGTCGGCCCCACCGGCTTATCAACGAGAAAAATTCCAGCCTCAACAAGCGGGTCAATTGCGTCCTGCACGGACAATTCAGATCCTTTTATAGCATACCCCCAGGAATTTCAAACAATAATTGCGGGGGTAATTTCATCCAAAACCTGGTCGCGAACCGCATCCACCGACTGATTCAGAATCCTGAAACCAGCTGCATTACGATGCCCGCCACCACCAAATTTCGAAGCTACCGCGGCTACATCACAGCCATTCCCCTTTGACCGGAGGCTTACGGATATTTCACCGTTTTCGGCCTCTTTGACAAACACCGCAACTTTGACGGTGCCAAGAGAGCGGGGATAATTAATAAATGTCTCGGTGTCTTCGCGTCCTGCCCCCGTCTTCTCAAACATTTCCCGGGTAACATGGATTACCGCAATTCGGTTCTCATCGTAAAGCGCAAGTGTTGCCAGAACCTCTTTCATCAGGTGAAGACGCGCTTCGGTAAAATTATCAAACAGGTTGCCTGCGACTTCTGCAGGGCTTATGCCCTTAAATATCAATTCCCGGGCGATCCTGAAGGTATCGGCGGTTGTCGAGTTATATTTGAAAGACCCGGTATCGGAAACGATTGCCGTATACAGGCAATATGCCGCCTCACTTGATAATTCCGCATCTAGGGCAGTTGCCAGATCAAATACCATCTCGCCGGTGGCAGCGCGTTTCGGCTCCACCCAGGTCAAATTTCCGAATTCTTTATTCCCTGCATGATGATCAATCATAATCACCATTGGATGCGCCAACAGGCGGTCCATTGCTTTTCCCAGACGATACTGATCGCCGCAGTCAAGGGCGACAATACAGTCAACAGAGTCCAGGTCGGGAAGCTCGGTCTTAATTTTTTCTCCGCCGGGAAGAAAATCGTACATATAATTTACTTCTTCCTCTCCATAGAGAAATACTTCCTTGCCAATGGATTCCAGTATATTCCCCAGAGCAAGTTGAGAGCCCAACGCATCACCGTCAGGAAAAATATGCGTAGTAATCAACACTTTTGAGGCTTTGTTGATTGTTGCAATTATTTCTTGAAAATTATGACCCATTGTTCTTTACACATCTTTGAGCAAGCGCTCGACATTTTCCTGATAAAACAGGGTGAGATCTCTTTCGAAACTGAGCTCCGGCACACACCTCATTCCTAACTCTTTTGCCAGATGAGACCGGATAAATCCTTTTGAACTGAGAAGACCTTTTTCAGCGCTATCCATCAGATCTTCAGTGCAACTGAAGAAAATTATTGCATTCCTGAGGTCATCGGTGACCTTCACTTTGGTAATCGTAATATTCTTTATCCTTGGGTCCTTTATTTTCTGCAAAACAAGGAGAGCCACTTCATTTCTGATCGAATCGGCAACCCGGGCCGGTCTTCTTTTCGGTTTTGCCAATACTCCCGGTAACGGGCCGGCTTTAGACCTTCTCGACATTGACTGACCTCAATTTCATAAGTCTCGAAACTGCATACCTATTACAATTTCCTTTCAAGTTCCACCATGACAAAGGCTTCGAATATATCGCCGATCTTGATATCATTAAAGTTTTCAACGCCAACGCCGCATTCATATCCGGCCAGGACCTCTTTGGCGTCATCTTTAAATCGTCTCAGCGACGACACATTGCCGGTATGCATTACGACCCCGTCACGCAACACACGCACCTTACTGTTCCGTTCTATCTTGCCGGTGAGTACATAACTTCCGGCAATGGTGCCAATCTTGGGAACGTGGAATGTCTCTCTTACTTCAACAGTACCGATAACTTTCTCTTCATAGGTCGGATCGAGAAGGCCGACCATCGCAAGCCGGATATCATCAAGGGCGTGGTAAATGACATCGTAAAACCTGATGTCGACTTTTTCCTTCTTGGCCATCTCCTGTATTTTAATATTGGGCCGGACGTTAAAACCGATAATAAGCGCTTCGGAGGCCGCAGCCAGGAGTACGTCTGCCTCAAGTATGGTTCCTGTTCCCTCATGGAGAATCTTCACCTTGATCTCATCGGTGCTGAGCTCTTCAATCGCCTTGCCGAATGCCCCGAGGGTACCTTGCACATCGGCCCGCAGGATGACACGCAGCTCTTTAATGTCGCCTTCCTTTAATTTTTCATAGAGATTATCCAGAGAAATCTTTGAGGTGACCGCCAGCTCGATTTCACGGCTTTTAAGCTGTCGTTGAGCGCTGAGGCTTTTAGCAAGTTTTTCATCAAGAACGACAACCAGTTCATCTCCGGCCTGGGGCACACCGTTTAAACCGTGAACCTCAACCGGCATAGACGGACCTGCTTCCTTGATATCCTCGCCTTTATCGTTTGAAAGAGACCGGACTTTGCCGGAAAAATTACCAACCACAAAGGTATCACCTACCCTGAGCGTTCCCTGCTGGATCAGAATTGTCGCAACCGGACCGCGGCCTTTATGGAGCTGGGCCTCGATAACCCTGCCGCGCGCCAAGCGCTTTGGATCGGCTTTTAACTCAAGGATCTCGGCCTGAAGTAAAATTTGCTCAAGCAATTCTTCAATGCCGATATTCTGCTTGGCAGATGTTTCGCAAAAAATTGTATCCCCACCCCAATCCTCGGCTACCAGGTTCAAGTCGGCAAGTTCACGTTTCACTCGCTCGGGATCAGCATTCGGCTTATCAATTTTATTTACAGCCACGACAATGGGCACTTCCGCAGCCCTGGCATGGTTGATAGCCTCGCGGGTCTGATCCATGACGCCGTCATCCGCGGAAACCACCAGAACCACCACATCCGTGACCTTAGCGCCCCGGGACCGCATTTCAGTAAACGCCGCATGTCCAGGCGTATCCAGGAAAACCACATCCCCTTTTACTGAGCGGACATAATGAGCGCCAATATGCTGCGTGATACCGCCCGCCTCGCCGGCAGCGACATCGGTTTTGCGTATCGCATCAAGAATGGATGTTTTCCCATGATCGACATGCCCCATAACCGTAACAACCGGAGGACGCGGAAATTCCTCGCCGCCTTGTTCTTTTACTTCGATGTCCAGAACACTTTGCTCGTCGGTCATGCCTGCCTCGACTTCGTATCCGAAATCAGTTGCAATCAGGGTTGCGGTGTCAATATCCAAAGCCTGGTTCAATGTGGCCATGAGTCCAAGCCCCATCAGTTTGGCAATGACCTCATTGGAACGCACCCCCATTCTATGGGAAAGATCGGCCACAGAAATAAATTCCAAAATTTTTATTCGTTTTTTGATTGCCTTGGTCTCGGCAACTTCCACTGCAGTTGAAAACTTTGACCTCTTACCGCCCGGTCGATGAGTACGGCCGACTCGAAGCCCGGCAGGAATCCGCCCGCCAAAGGCATCCACATCTTCAATTTCTACGTCAACCCGGCCCTTTTTCTTTACGCCTGGCCGGAAACGTTCCTTGGGCTCGGTATGGAATTTAACGAATCTTTTGCCTTTTTTCTCTTTGCCATGAGCGTCCAGGTCAGCCGCGCCAGAATCTTTGATATCAAGATCGCCATCCTTTTCCAACACCTTGCCTTTGGCCTTGGCGGCTTTCTTAGGCTTTGGTTTCGGCTCTTCCTGAGGAAGAACTATTGCCGCCTTCATGATGACTCGAGCGAACCCTTTACGTTTCTTATCGACTTTTGGCCTGACCTCTACAGCAACCTCCTCCTCGGACGCCGCCTGCGGGTCGGCTTTGGATTCAACCTCCACTTCGACTTTTACCTGCTCCACTTGCAAAATTTCTGGAGACGATTCGGCTTCTACTGCTGCTGACGCATCTTCTTGTCCTGTTTCCACGGCAGGCTCCGGCTCTACTGCCTTTTCTGCGGGCTCCCCGCCCTGACCAGAAACGACATCAGAGGCTTGCGCCGCC from Pseudomonadota bacterium includes these protein-coding regions:
- the infB gene encoding translation initiation factor IF-2 — encoded protein: MSKIRVYELAKEIEMDSKVMAAKLIDLGYDVKSYNSSLDEEIANEIREKMQDLTTQVERKRIQTKGQTTIIRRRTRSVPLEGPVVDDIPEETSDEVFPEVSENEDLEKAAQASDVVSGQGGEPAEKAVEPEPAVETGQEDASAAVEAESSPEILQVEQVKVEVEVESKADPQAASEEEVAVEVRPKVDKKRKGFARVIMKAAIVLPQEEPKPKPKKAAKAKGKVLEKDGDLDIKDSGAADLDAHGKEKKGKRFVKFHTEPKERFRPGVKKKGRVDVEIEDVDAFGGRIPAGLRVGRTHRPGGKRSKFSTAVEVAETKAIKKRIKILEFISVADLSHRMGVRSNEVIAKLMGLGLMATLNQALDIDTATLIATDFGYEVEAGMTDEQSVLDIEVKEQGGEEFPRPPVVTVMGHVDHGKTSILDAIRKTDVAAGEAGGITQHIGAHYVRSVKGDVVFLDTPGHAAFTEMRSRGAKVTDVVVLVVSADDGVMDQTREAINHARAAEVPIVVAVNKIDKPNADPERVKRELADLNLVAEDWGGDTIFCETSAKQNIGIEELLEQILLQAEILELKADPKRLARGRVIEAQLHKGRGPVATILIQQGTLRVGDTFVVGNFSGKVRSLSNDKGEDIKEAGPSMPVEVHGLNGVPQAGDELVVVLDEKLAKSLSAQRQLKSREIELAVTSKISLDNLYEKLKEGDIKELRVILRADVQGTLGAFGKAIEELSTDEIKVKILHEGTGTILEADVLLAAASEALIIGFNVRPNIKIQEMAKKEKVDIRFYDVIYHALDDIRLAMVGLLDPTYEEKVIGTVEVRETFHVPKIGTIAGSYVLTGKIERNSKVRVLRDGVVMHTGNVSSLRRFKDDAKEVLAGYECGVGVENFNDIKIGDIFEAFVMVELERKL
- the rbfA gene encoding 30S ribosome-binding factor RbfA, producing MSRRSKAGPLPGVLAKPKRRPARVADSIRNEVALLVLQKIKDPRIKNITITKVKVTDDLRNAIIFFSCTEDLMDSAEKGLLSSKGFIRSHLAKELGMRCVPELSFERDLTLFYQENVERLLKDV
- a CDS encoding bifunctional oligoribonuclease/PAP phosphatase NrnA yields the protein MGHNFQEIIATINKASKVLITTHIFPDGDALGSQLALGNILESIGKEVFLYGEEEVNYMYDFLPGGEKIKTELPDLDSVDCIVALDCGDQYRLGKAMDRLLAHPMVIMIDHHAGNKEFGNLTWVEPKRAATGEMVFDLATALDAELSSEAAYCLYTAIVSDTGSFKYNSTTADTFRIARELIFKGISPAEVAGNLFDNFTEARLHLMKEVLATLALYDENRIAVIHVTREMFEKTGAGREDTETFINYPRSLGTVKVAVFVKEAENGEISVSLRSKGNGCDVAAVASKFGGGGHRNAAGFRILNQSVDAVRDQVLDEITPAIIV